The following is a genomic window from Dehalogenimonas sp. 4OHTPN.
CGTTAAAACCGGCGCAGCCAGCTGTAAAGGAGCTGGTCAGGAGCGATGAGAAAAGAAGTAATTGGTGCCATCGGGTAGATTTGAACTACCGACCAAGGGCTTATGAGTCCCCTGCTCTGCCGCTGAGCTACGATGGCATACAGATTGCGATAACCGGGAAATCATTCTATAATCCGCCGCCTCAGCCTGTCAATCCGAGGCTCTTACTAGTTCCAAAGTCCTAGTTCTTTTTGACCTCGAGCGGCGGCCGGCGTATAATTCGGCGGTAATCATTTGAAAATCCCCGCTAAAAGGAGGTGATAAGCATGTCCAGGACGCCCTTCCACCGCCGCACCTGACGGAACCTTTTCGGCGCGGGTGCCGCGCCCGGGACTGCTTACGCCTCCATTCCGTCGGTGTTTTTGGCTAACTAGCCGGACACTTCCTCAGTTGCATTACGACGTGCGGAGGCAAATCCGCCGTTTTTCTTTTTACGGGCTTCTCAGCCGCGATTGGAATCTTCGGCCGCAGTCCCTCGAATGTGAGTTTGTCCTTGCGAGTTTGGTTTGCCGTTACGGCCAACCGCGGCAATCTACCAGGTTAGAAAACATTGAGAGGATTTGACATGGTTTTAACCGAAAACGAACAGATGTGGTCTGAACTGGGCATCGACCTGGCCTCCCACGGCCAGTTAATGAACGCCCTGGGACCGATCTACCAGGAAATTTACCTCGGCCAGAAGAACCGCCCAAAGGGCATGGGCTTCTACGACTTCGTCGTCGGCGACATCCACGGAATAAGGGTCAAGGAACTGCGGGAGCACGCCAAATCCGGCGGCAAAGTCGTCGCCACCTATTGCGTTTTCGTGCCGGAGGAGTTCTGCTGGGCATCTGGCGCCATCCCCATCAGCCTGTGTGCCGGCACTGCCTTCTCCATCCCCGCCGCCGAGGAAGTGCTGCCCAGAAACACCTGCGCCCTCATTAAATCTTCCTTCGGCTTCAAGCTGGGCAGGCTCTGCCCCTACGTCCAGGTTTCGCATCTCATCGTCGGCGAGACCACCTGCGACGGCAAGAAGAAAATGTTTGAACTTCTCGCCGAGCACCAGCCGGTCTACGTCATGGAAGTGCCCAACAAGCGCGGGCCAGCCGGCCGCGCCCTGTGGCAGCAGGAAGTCCGCGACTTCAAAGCTAAGATCGAGGAACTGACCGGCAACCGGATCACCGCCGAAAACCTCGGCGAGGCCATCAAGAAGGTCAATGCCCGCCGCCGCGAGTTCAAGCGTTTGTCGATGCTTCGCGCCGCCGACCCCGCCCCCATCTCCGGCAAGGACGCCCTCCTCGCCACTCAGGTATCGATGTACGACGACGTCGAACGCGAGACCCAGATCATGAAAGCCCTGAACGAGGAACTAGAGGAACGGGTGAAAAACGGCGAGGGCGTCTTCCCCAAGGGCGCCAAGCGCATCCTCATCTCCGGATCGCCTATGGCCATCCCCAACTGGAAGCTGCACCACATCATCGAGAGCGCCGGGGCGGTGGTCGTCGGCGAGGAGTCCTGCACCGGCAGCCGATTCTTCAACGAGCTGGCGCCCGAGGGCATTACCGACCTCGACGAGATGGTGACCGCTCTGGCCGACCGCTACTTAAAAACCAACTGCGCCTGCTTCACTCCCAACTGCGAGCGCCTGGACGACATTATCGGCATGGCCAAGACGCTCATGGCTGACGGCGTCATCCACTACAACCTGCAGTTCTGCCATACCTACGCCAACGAAGCCATCCAGGTGGACAAAGCCCTGGAAAAGGCCGGCATCCCGCTGCTGCGCATCGAGACCGACTACTCCGACGAGGACGCAGGCCAGCTTAAAACCCGCATCGACGCGTTCCTGGAAACGTTGTAGTGTTTCTTCCCTTTTGAAAATGGGGACTAAGGGGGATCTAGAATGCCGGGATGCAGAAATCGAGGTCGTGTTAGATGATCACCGCCGGCCTTGACGTCGGGTCCCGCACCATCAAGCTGGTGCTGTTCGCCGATGGACACATTGTCCACTCCGCCGTCGCCGACAGCGGCCTGAAGCCCGTCGACCGCTGCCGCCGGCTGCTCGACAGCCGCTCGTTCGATAAACTGATGGTGACCGGCTACGGCCGTGATTTGGTGGCGCCGGGGCTTTCCGGCGCCACCATTTCTGAGATCTCCGCGCAGGCGGCCGCTGTCCGTTTCCTCTACCCGGACGCCTCAAGCGTCATCGACATCGGCGGCCAGGACTCCAAGGTCATCCGGCTGTCGCCAAACGGGGTCCAGAAGTTCGAGATGAACGACCGCTGCGCCGCCGGCACTGGCAAGTTTTTGGAGATCATGGCCCGCGCTCTCGAACTCTCGATCGACGATTTCGCCCGTACCGCCCTCAACGCCCAGCGCTCGGTAACCCTCAACTCGCTCTGTACCGTGTTCGCCGAATCCGAGGTCGTATCGCTCATCAACAAAGGGGAGGACGCCCACGCCATAGCCCTCGGCCTGCACCAGGCCGTCGCTTCCCGTGTCGGCTCGATGGCAAAAAGGGTGGGCATGGCCGACAGGCTAATATTCTCCGGCGGCGGCGCTAAGAATCCCTGCCTGGTCAGGTTGCTGGAGGAGAAACTAAGCCTTAAAATCACCGTGCCGGAGGAGCCGCAAACCACCGCCGCCCTCGGCGCCGCCATAATCGCCTCTCTCCAACCTCCCTCTCCCTCGACGGGAGAGAGACCAGGGGTGAGGGTGCCGTAGCCAAACGATCCAGGACGATACGAAAACAGGAGATAGAAAATTATGCCCGAAGTAATCGACGCCCGCGCCAAGCCCTGCCCGCAGCCCGTTCTGCTGGCCGCCGAGGCTCTCAAACGATCGGATGACGTGACCGTCATTGTAGATAACGCCGGTTCACAGCATAACGTCGTCAAGTTCGGTAAAACCCAGGGCTGCGGCGTCTCGGCGGAGATCAAACCCGACGGTATCTACGTCCGTCTGACCAAAACGGCCGCCACTCCGAAACCCGAACCGGCGAATGCTACGGGAATCGTCATCTTCATCGGTTCGGACGTCATCGGCCGCGGCGAGAATACTGAACTCGGCAGCCTCTTGATGCAGAGCTTCCTTAACACCCTCCAGTCCCTGCCCGGCCGCCCCGAAACCATCATTTTTATGAACAACGGCGTTAAGCTGGTGACCCAAGGCTCCCACGTTTTGGGCGAACTCAAGCAGCTTGCCGACTCCGGCATCGAACTGCTGGCCTGCGGCACCTGCCTGTCACGGCTGGGACTGGCTGACAAAATTGCGGTGGGGCAGGTCTCCAACATGTTCACCATCGCCGACACCATGCTTCGGGCGGCGAAAGTTGTCAGCCTGTAATATCTCCTCTCCCGCGGCCTCGCGGGAAAGGACTAAGGTGAGGGCTGCAGCTTGCCTTGACCCGCTATCCCTCGCCTGTTACAATGCCGCCGTCTGAACGCTCGTTCAACGGAATTACATGACGATAGATTTCACCACCGACGGCGCCATTGCCGTCATCACCCTGAACCGCCCCGAGGCTTATAACGCCCTTGATCTGGCGCACCTCCGCGCCCTTTCCGATGCCGTCGCCCGCTTCGAGGCGGATCCCAGCCTCCGGGTCGCCGTCATCACCGGCACCGGCAAAGCCTTCTGCGCCGGCGCCGACATCGGCGAAACCCTGCCCTTGATGAAGGAAAATGGCACTAAAAGCCTGCCGCCGACCATCATGCGCGGTCAAACCTGTTCCAAACCCCTTATCGCCGCCATTAACGGTCTTGCCCTGGGCGGAGGGTTGGAACTGGCTTTAGCCTGTGACCTGCGCGTCGCTGGCTCGCAGGCCAAGCTCGGCCTGCCCGAAATCGGCCTGGGGCTCATTCCGGGTTGGGGCGGCACCCAGCGCCTGCCGCGGCTCATCGGCGGCGGCCGGGCGGTGGAGATGATCCTCACCGGACGTGCCATCGACGCCGCAGAGGCCGAGCGCATCGGCCTGGTCAATAAGGTTGTCCCGGACGGCGAGGTATTGGCCGCCGCCCTGGACACAGCCCGCCTCATCTCCGAGAAATCGGCGGACGCGGTCCGCTTCGCCAGAGAAGCAATGCAAAAAGGCTTCGACATACCCCTCGCTGAGGCGCTCGACCTGGAAGCGGCCCTCGAAGACGCCGCCCTCCAAACACCGGGCTTCAACGATGGTCTCAACGCCTACCGGGAAAAACGTCGAGCGCACAAAAACAAATCCTGATACAAAAATATCGAAAAAGCCTGTCGAATCCATGAACGGCAGATATCCGGGTAAGGAGAATAAATGCCAATCAAAAAAGTGGGCGTGGTTGGTTTCACCGGGGTCATGGGTGCCGGCATCGTCCAGCTCTGCGCCCAGTCCGGCTACCAGGTTGTCGGTTTCAGCCGCAGCCCCGAACGGATGAAAAAAGCTTTGGCCACCATTGAAAAACACCTCTCCCGGCTGGTGGAAAAAGAGAAGATCACCGCCGATGAGCGCCAGGCTGTCCTTGCGCGCATCGCCACCGCCGATACCATGACTGCCTTGGGCGACTGCGACCTGGTCATCGAAAGCGCCGTCGAGAACATGGAACTCAAAAAAAGCATCTTTGCCGAGATGGATGCCGTCTGCCGCCCCGATGCCATCCTGGCCACCAACACCTCGTCGCTGTCGATCATTGACCTGGCCATGGCGACGCGGCGCCCCAATCAGGTCCTCGGCCTGCATTTCTTCAACCCGGCGCCCCTGATGCCGCTGCTGGAGGTGGTCAAGACCATCGCCACCTCCGACGAGACGCTGGCGGCCGGCAAGGCCTTCGGCGAAAGCCTGGGCAAGACCATCATCGTCGCCCGCGACGCTCCCGGCTATATCGTCAACACCCTGCTGATTCCATACCTGTTGAACGCTATCCGCATGCTGGACCGCGGCCAGGCCGCCCGCGAGGATATCGATACCGCTATTAAGGCAGGCCTGAATTACCCCATGGGTCCGCTGCAGGTGGCGGATTACATTGGCCTCGATGCGCTCCTCTTCATCGCCAATATCATGTACGAGGAGTCCAAGGAGCCGCAGTACGCCGCGCCGCCCCTTCTAAAGAAGATGGTCACTGCCGGCTGGCTGGGGCGCAAGTCCGGCAAGGGCTTTTACGAGTACCGGTAACATCAGCAATTTGGTTAACGACCATTTTTCGGTTGATTTATACGATGGAGTCATTCCATGGCAACGGCTTATGATCAACCTCCTCGCTAGTAATATTGTAGCTTTTCATAAGGTCCTGCGTTTCACTATCGAGTTTGGTCGCCAAAGCTTTTAGAGCAAGCAGTGAACTCGTATCAGCGGAAACTCTATCAGTTACGTTCGACTCGATCGCTTTTTTCATCGAATCCAACCTTGTGATGATCTCCCCGAGGAAAATAAAGCTTGCCCTGATTTGTGCTCGGAAGATCGAGAGTTTATGCAAATACCAGAGCTTTTGGAGATCTTCTTGCGTCGCTTTCAACTTGGCGACAGCAGTTGGGAAACTCTGTGCGAAAGTTTGAACCTCAACCAATCTAGTCTCGGTATTGAACTTTGGCATCGAGGAGAGTAAAGAATGTAATATTCCGTACAGATCAATTGAATTGAGGTCTCTTAGGGCATTCACGACGACCGGTTTTATAACCTCCTCAGGCATGGTAAAGGTATCCTGGTAATGGAATAGATAACGCCGGGAGATCGTGCCTTCGGTTTTGAATTCAAGATAAGGCAAGCTCATGGGATCAATATCGAGTTCATAAATTAATGATTGCCCGGGGAAAAGTACTTCCCCATATTCGCTTTCTCTCGGCGTAATGTCTGGGAAAATTACTTTATCCGTTCGGGTAAATGTTTTGTTTAAAAGTCCCCTTCTTTTTGAATCGTTCTGCCAAGGGGTTTCAACCGATGAAGGGGTATGATCCTTAAAAGTTTCGGGGATTCTCTTTATTCGAACTTTCGGGCTTGAAGGACGATAGATTGAAGCCCCATCGCTGCCCGTAATTGCGATGGATAATCCGACCCCGGTGAAAACAACACGTGGTTTCTTTGATTCCTCAGGCGCTGAGTTGGTAATCTGAATTTTGATAGTTGGTTCGGACTCTACACCGAGAATCTCGATTTGAGTGGTCAGATACGCATGTAAAGCTTCAAAACACGATAGGGGATCAACAATTGGATTTGTGCTCGTACTCCCCGCTGTTACGTTCAGGGGTATCCTCCTCAGGTTGAAAAAGATCGGTGAAATTCCTTTTTCTTTAGCTAGCGAGTATATAGAAGCCAATGATTCTGCATCCGGTACCGTGACTCCTGTCTCCCAACGAGAGAGTGTGTTCGGAGGTACATCGAGCATCTCAGCCATCTTTGTCTGCGTGATTCCTAGCCCTTTACGAATCTCGACCAGGGCGTCGCCACTGAACTCGTATTTACCTTGCTTGGTTGGTGTCATTCCCTTTCTCCTTCTAACACTGATCGTGGAGAATATTAGCACTATATGGAATTATTGTCAACATATTAAGTTATTTGCTCATCATATATGATGATATTTAGGACTGCCTATTTCACTTTTACACACTATCCACAATCGTCGAGCGCCAAGGTCATCGTCAGCGGTAAAGCCGTTATCGAGGTTATCCCGGATCCGTCTGGTCAAACCGGGTAACCCCGTTCTATACTGTCTCCAGCCTTATGGGAGAATCGATACTGGATGGCGGCGGCCTGCTGCCTTTCGTCCTGGCCGCGCTCGGCCTGCTGGTCGGCGCCTACGGGACGCTTATCGGCGTCGGCGGCGCTCTGGTGCTGGTGCCAGC
Proteins encoded in this region:
- a CDS encoding double-cubane-cluster-containing anaerobic reductase, producing the protein MVLTENEQMWSELGIDLASHGQLMNALGPIYQEIYLGQKNRPKGMGFYDFVVGDIHGIRVKELREHAKSGGKVVATYCVFVPEEFCWASGAIPISLCAGTAFSIPAAEEVLPRNTCALIKSSFGFKLGRLCPYVQVSHLIVGETTCDGKKKMFELLAEHQPVYVMEVPNKRGPAGRALWQQEVRDFKAKIEELTGNRITAENLGEAIKKVNARRREFKRLSMLRAADPAPISGKDALLATQVSMYDDVERETQIMKALNEELEERVKNGEGVFPKGAKRILISGSPMAIPNWKLHHIIESAGAVVVGEESCTGSRFFNELAPEGITDLDEMVTALADRYLKTNCACFTPNCERLDDIIGMAKTLMADGVIHYNLQFCHTYANEAIQVDKALEKAGIPLLRIETDYSDEDAGQLKTRIDAFLETL
- a CDS encoding acyl-CoA dehydratase activase — encoded protein: MITAGLDVGSRTIKLVLFADGHIVHSAVADSGLKPVDRCRRLLDSRSFDKLMVTGYGRDLVAPGLSGATISEISAQAAAVRFLYPDASSVIDIGGQDSKVIRLSPNGVQKFEMNDRCAAGTGKFLEIMARALELSIDDFARTALNAQRSVTLNSLCTVFAESEVVSLINKGEDAHAIALGLHQAVASRVGSMAKRVGMADRLIFSGGGAKNPCLVRLLEEKLSLKITVPEEPQTTAALGAAIIASLQPPSPSTGERPGVRVP
- the yedF gene encoding sulfurtransferase-like selenium metabolism protein YedF, with the protein product MPEVIDARAKPCPQPVLLAAEALKRSDDVTVIVDNAGSQHNVVKFGKTQGCGVSAEIKPDGIYVRLTKTAATPKPEPANATGIVIFIGSDVIGRGENTELGSLLMQSFLNTLQSLPGRPETIIFMNNGVKLVTQGSHVLGELKQLADSGIELLACGTCLSRLGLADKIAVGQVSNMFTIADTMLRAAKVVSL
- a CDS encoding enoyl-CoA hydratase/isomerase family protein, translating into MTIDFTTDGAIAVITLNRPEAYNALDLAHLRALSDAVARFEADPSLRVAVITGTGKAFCAGADIGETLPLMKENGTKSLPPTIMRGQTCSKPLIAAINGLALGGGLELALACDLRVAGSQAKLGLPEIGLGLIPGWGGTQRLPRLIGGGRAVEMILTGRAIDAAEAERIGLVNKVVPDGEVLAAALDTARLISEKSADAVRFAREAMQKGFDIPLAEALDLEAALEDAALQTPGFNDGLNAYREKRRAHKNKS
- a CDS encoding 3-hydroxybutyryl-CoA dehydrogenase, with amino-acid sequence MKKVGVVGFTGVMGAGIVQLCAQSGYQVVGFSRSPERMKKALATIEKHLSRLVEKEKITADERQAVLARIATADTMTALGDCDLVIESAVENMELKKSIFAEMDAVCRPDAILATNTSSLSIIDLAMATRRPNQVLGLHFFNPAPLMPLLEVVKTIATSDETLAAGKAFGESLGKTIIVARDAPGYIVNTLLIPYLLNAIRMLDRGQAAREDIDTAIKAGLNYPMGPLQVADYIGLDALLFIANIMYEESKEPQYAAPPLLKKMVTAGWLGRKSGKGFYEYR
- a CDS encoding helix-turn-helix transcriptional regulator, coding for MTPTKQGKYEFSGDALVEIRKGLGITQTKMAEMLDVPPNTLSRWETGVTVPDAESLASIYSLAKEKGISPIFFNLRRIPLNVTAGSTSTNPIVDPLSCFEALHAYLTTQIEILGVESEPTIKIQITNSAPEESKKPRVVFTGVGLSIAITGSDGASIYRPSSPKVRIKRIPETFKDHTPSSVETPWQNDSKRRGLLNKTFTRTDKVIFPDITPRESEYGEVLFPGQSLIYELDIDPMSLPYLEFKTEGTISRRYLFHYQDTFTMPEEVIKPVVVNALRDLNSIDLYGILHSLLSSMPKFNTETRLVEVQTFAQSFPTAVAKLKATQEDLQKLWYLHKLSIFRAQIRASFIFLGEIITRLDSMKKAIESNVTDRVSADTSSLLALKALATKLDSETQDLMKSYNITSEEVDHKPLPWNDSIV